CTCGTCCATCTGCGCGGCTCTGATGCTCAGGAAGACCTGGACCAGCACCACGAGCGGGGTCAACACCGGCAGCCGGAACACCTGGAGGAGGATCCCGGCACCCTGGAGATGCTCCACCACCCGGAGGTAGACCAGAAGTCCGGCGCCGGCGATGAGCAGCGCACCGAGGATGCGGGAGCGGAGAGCGATACGCAAGTAGCCCCGGAAGGTGACCATCACCCGACCGCCCCCTGTCGCATCAGCGCGAAGTAGGCGTCCTCCAGCGTCGGCGCCGCAGGGGCGGCGTCGGGAAGGGGCCTCTCGGGAGAGAGGAGCCGCAGCCCGACGCCTTCGGGGGGGCTGCGGGCCGAGATGATGCACAGATCGCCCTTGCGGCGCTCGTACTCCCAGACCGGAAGGCGGGCAGTCCAGATACGTCCGTCCGCCGGACCAGGTCCGGGACGCTGCCCTCAAAGCACAGCGACCCCCGCCGCAGTACCGACACGGTGGGGCACGTGTCCTCGATGTCCTCCACGATATGGGTGGAGAGCAGCACGCTCCGGCTGACGCTGAGCTCGACGAGGAGGTTCCGGAGGCGCAGCCGCTCCTCCGGATCCAGCCCCGCCGTGGGCTCGTCGACGACGATGACCTTCGGGTCGCCCAACACCGCCTGGGCGATGGCCAGCCGCCGCAACATGCCGCCGGAGAGGGCGCGCACCGGGCGCCGCCGGAACTCGTGCAGGTTGACCAACTCCAGCGCCTCGGCGATGGCCGGCCGCAGGCGGTCCTTCGGGACGCCCTTGTACGCCGCCACGAGCTCGAGCATCTCCGCCGCGGTCAGCTGCGGGTAAAAGCCGACCTTCTGCGGTACGTAGCCCAGCAGCCGGCGCACGGCCTGCGGCTCCCGCACCACGTCGTGGCCGAAGACCGTCACCTGGCCGGCGTCGGGCCGCAGCAGGGTGGCCAGGATGCGCATCAGCGTCGTCTTCCCGGCACCGTTGTGCCCCAGCAGCCCGTACATCCCGATGGGGATGGTCAGGGTGATGTCGTTGAGCGCAGTGACGCCTCCCGGATACCGTTTCACCAGGTTACGGAGTTCGATGGCCATGACCTGCCGTCACCCCTCTGCTGCTACAATCCGGCGCGTGCCCCTGTGTGGCCCGGGCACCGCCTTTCCCGGCTTTCGGCACGTTTTTCGTCAATACAAAAATATCACAGGGTTATCCATAAGTCCTTCCTGATGGACAACCCTGCCTAAATCAAGTGCTTCACGTGTTCCCTCTGCGGACCAGCCGGTGCCCCGGTGTCGGTGCGCCTGGCCGGTGCGCCCGCCAGGGCGGCCCCGCAGATCCCACCGCACGTGCACGTGGCAGCGGTGCCTGGCAGGCCGCCAGGCAGGTCGGCCCGTCGGGTCCGCCTGGTCGATCCGCTCAGGAGTCCCGTCTGGCAGTGCCGCCAGCCACGTCCGACTGACCGGTCCGACAGCCGCTGACCAACCTGCTGCAGGCGCACAGCCTGCACGGGAGGCCGATTCAGCACCAGTCCATGGAACCGAAACGGGTGCATGAAGGTATACGCTGGTGAATCGACGAGCTGGGAGGTGATCCGATGAGCCAATGCCCGGCGCCGGCGAACGAGGCGGACTGGGTGGAGCGGGCCCGCAGGGGGGACGCCGAGGCGTTTGCACGGCTGTACGAGGCCTACCAGTCCAGCGCGTTCGGAGCCGCCATCCTGCTGACCAACGACCGGACGCTCGCCGCCGACGTGGTGCAGGAGGCGTTCATCAAGGCGTTTCTGGCGATGCCCCGCTTCCGGTCCGGCCAGCCGTTCCGGCCCTGGTTCTTCCGCATCCTGACCAACGAGGCGCTGCGCTCCCTGAAGCGGAAGCGCCTGTGGGAACGGTTCCGACCGGCGCCCAGGGAGCAGCCCGCCCCCGTACCCACCCCGGAGGCCCTGGCGCTGGACCGGGAGCGCGCCGAGGAGGTCTGGAAAGCGGTGAGCGAGTTGCCTGAGATCGGACGGGCCGCCGTCGTCCTGCGCTACTACCTCGGCCTCTCCGAAGAGGAGATGACCAGCGTGCTGGGCGTGCCCGCCGGGACCGTCAAGTCGCGTGTGGCACGGGCCCGAGAACGCCTGAAGCACATCCTGGCCAACGTCTGAGAGGAGTGATCGTGGATGCATGAACAGGAGGTGCGTGCAGTGCTGAGCGCACATGCGGGCCAGGAGGCCCCGCCCAATCTCCTTCCGGTGATCCTGAAGCAGGTGCAGAGGCGGCGCGCCAGGAGTCGCTGGCTGAGGCGCACAGCCCTCGCCCTGGTCTGCGCCTTCGCCTTCCTGACCTTCGTCCCCGGCGGCGGCACGGCCGTGGCGACCGTCCGGCAGATTCAGCCCACGCTGTACCTGAGGACCAACCTCGCCGAGGCCCAGCAGGTCGCCCGCTCGCCGCTGGTGCTGCCGCCGTCGGTTCCGGGCTACTTCGGCGAGATTCCCATCGGCCCCGATGCCCCCGCGGTCGTCGGAAGGTGGCTGTCGTACGAGACGGTTGCGGTGAGCATCACCGATGATCCGGAAGGCACGGGCGTCATGTACTTCGACCTGCGGCGGTCGACGGATCTAAACGGCGAGATGCCGCTGGCCGATCATCCCGACCGGACCACCCAGGAGGTCATGGTCGGGGAGTATCCCGGCGTTGTGGTCCTGCACGCAGGCCACCCGCTGTTGGTCTGGTGGAAGACCGACACCCACCAGTACCGGCTGACGGTCGGAGGCGCCGACACCGTGGCGGAACTGGTCCGGATCGCCGAGACCATTCGCTAGGCACCGTTGAGCAGAGCCTGGCTCCCTGTCCGGGGGGCCGGGCTCTTGTTCCACGGGACCGGGCCAGCCCCGGGTCTGGAGCAGATGCGCCGGGAACACAGCAGCCGGAGGACGCACCTCCGGCTCAACCGCGTTCCGGCTGGCGGCAGGATCCTCAGCGCACCGTGACCCCGGTGCGCACCGTCTGTCCACCGCAGGTGATGACCACGGGCCACGTTCCTGGAGTCGTGCGCGTCCCGACCTTCCACGACCACGACACAATGCCGGCCCCGTTGGCCTGTTTCGCCTGCAACCCCTGCGCGCTGCTGGGACCACTCTTGTAGATCACAGAGATGGTACAGTCATCTCCTGGCCTGGTCCTGACCTCCACGTAAGCAGTCGCTCCCCGAGATACCACCCCGGGTTCGCGTATGACCTCTGGCGCAGCACTCTGGGGCTCGTCCCCTGCCGCCTCCGGTTCCCCGACACCACGCGGTGCGTCGGTGATGGCTTCCCGATCCATGTCGGCGGCCATCTGGCCATCTTGGTAGTCGGGCAGCGCCCAGAGGCCCCGGCCCGCCTCCCTGGCCTCCTGCTGGCATGCCAGGAGGAGGTCGGCATGGTCAGGGTTGTCGGCGAAGGTGTAGACCTGGGCGTAGCCATCCCGCACGAGAAGGGCGTTCAGGAACGTCCCGTCGGTCAGCCAGACCCATGCGAGCAGGCGGCCGTACCTGTCCCTGGGCGTCTGGCCGGGAACGTAGAGGACCTCCTGATTCGCCGTCAGCGCTTTCGTGTAGGCCGAAGCCTCCTTGCCGTAGGCCTGGACCGGGCGGCGGGGATCCACTGACTCCGGGGTGTTGATCCCGATCAGCCGAACCCTCGTCCCATCGAAGAACTCCAGCGTGTCCCCGTCGATGGCGCGGGTTACGCGTACCTTCGTCGCGTCGTCGGGAGGCAACGGTGCCTCTGCGAGGCATCCTTCCAGAACCTGACGGTTGGGCTGCTCCTCCGCTGCCTCGTCCCTGGTCACGTCCGGGGCAGGTTCCTGGCTGACTGCAGGCAAGAGTGACGCTGACTTCGGAGGCGCCTGGGAAACCGGCGCCGCTGTACCGGCACAACCTGCGAGCACGGCCGCCGCAACCACAAGGGACACCAGCCGCCGCACGATCATTGCAAG
The nucleotide sequence above comes from Symbiobacterium terraclitae. Encoded proteins:
- a CDS encoding RNA polymerase sigma factor, with the translated sequence MSQCPAPANEADWVERARRGDAEAFARLYEAYQSSAFGAAILLTNDRTLAADVVQEAFIKAFLAMPRFRSGQPFRPWFFRILTNEALRSLKRKRLWERFRPAPREQPAPVPTPEALALDRERAEEVWKAVSELPEIGRAAVVLRYYLGLSEEEMTSVLGVPAGTVKSRVARARERLKHILANV
- a CDS encoding ABC transporter ATP-binding protein, with the protein product MAIELRNLVKRYPGGVTALNDITLTIPIGMYGLLGHNGAGKTTLMRILATLLRPDAGQVTVFGHDVVREPQAVRRLLGYVPQKVGFYPQLTAAEMLELVAAYKGVPKDRLRPAIAEALELVNLHEFRRRPVRALSGGMLRRLAIAQAVLGDPKVIVVDEPTAGLDPEERLRLRNLLVELSVSRSVLLSTHIVEDIEDTCPTVSVLRRGSLCFEGSVPDLVRRTDVSGLPAFRSGSTSAARAICASSRPAAPPKASGCGSSLPRGPFPTPPLRRRRWRTPTSR
- a CDS encoding thermonuclease family protein → MIVRRLVSLVVAAAVLAGCAGTAAPVSQAPPKSASLLPAVSQEPAPDVTRDEAAEEQPNRQVLEGCLAEAPLPPDDATKVRVTRAIDGDTLEFFDGTRVRLIGINTPESVDPRRPVQAYGKEASAYTKALTANQEVLYVPGQTPRDRYGRLLAWVWLTDGTFLNALLVRDGYAQVYTFADNPDHADLLLACQQEAREAGRGLWALPDYQDGQMAADMDREAITDAPRGVGEPEAAGDEPQSAAPEVIREPGVVSRGATAYVEVRTRPGDDCTISVIYKSGPSSAQGLQAKQANGAGIVSWSWKVGTRTTPGTWPVVITCGGQTVRTGVTVR